In a genomic window of Streptomyces puniciscabiei:
- a CDS encoding serine/threonine-protein kinase — MTTRSERVIAGRYLLHDVLGRGGMGTVWRAHDQLLDRPVAAKELHVLTDGDEDHRVRVRRAIREARAVARVPHPHVVGVHDLVESEDRLWIVMELVEGSSLANRTAETGPLTPQQTAAVGLQLIDALDAVHAVGTLHRDIKPANVLLRRDGSAVLTDFGIAALDDGEFLTSTGQVVGSVEFMAPERVMETEVGPASDLWSLGATLATVCCGESPFRRPGAPATMHAVAYEEPSLSERLGPLRPVVEALLRKSPAERPSTAAVRSALRGIVAGEPDVEFLPPATVLALRPAAPMADADTMAAKPKWRVPAAETVPPGRHTTPLELPQPQPQAQASRSAWPKRLRWGLAGTAVLAAGVASGLFLTGTLPLKDDPNTPNVSSTPNTPKMGTARQVIESTAGWQPVTGVSVHQGDRITVQFVSGEWTANSRKLPMTGPAGYDPKTNQLPEGTKACKVKVGAPYGSLLARLVGEQDFPIHIVGRKLTFRASGDARLQLGMNDAPGACSQDNSGTLTVQVHVTPQP; from the coding sequence GTGACCACGCGTTCGGAACGGGTGATCGCCGGACGGTATCTGCTTCACGACGTCCTCGGCAGAGGCGGCATGGGCACGGTCTGGCGCGCCCACGACCAACTGCTGGACCGGCCGGTCGCCGCCAAGGAACTGCACGTCCTCACCGACGGCGACGAGGACCACCGCGTACGGGTACGGCGTGCCATCCGCGAGGCCCGCGCGGTCGCCCGGGTGCCGCATCCCCATGTGGTGGGAGTCCACGACCTGGTCGAGTCCGAGGACCGGCTGTGGATCGTCATGGAACTCGTCGAAGGGTCCTCACTGGCGAATCGGACGGCCGAGACCGGACCGCTCACACCGCAGCAGACCGCCGCCGTCGGCCTGCAACTGATCGACGCGCTGGACGCCGTCCACGCGGTCGGGACTCTGCACCGGGACATCAAGCCCGCCAACGTGCTGCTGCGCCGTGACGGCAGCGCCGTCCTCACCGACTTCGGCATCGCGGCCCTGGACGACGGCGAGTTCCTGACGAGCACCGGTCAAGTAGTCGGCTCCGTAGAGTTCATGGCGCCGGAGCGCGTGATGGAAACAGAGGTCGGACCGGCCTCCGACCTGTGGTCACTGGGCGCCACACTCGCCACGGTGTGCTGCGGCGAGTCCCCCTTCCGCAGGCCGGGAGCACCCGCGACGATGCACGCCGTGGCGTACGAGGAACCCAGCCTGTCGGAGCGGCTCGGTCCGCTGCGCCCGGTCGTCGAAGCGCTGCTGCGCAAGTCCCCGGCCGAGCGTCCTTCGACGGCAGCCGTGCGTTCCGCGCTGCGAGGCATCGTGGCCGGCGAGCCGGACGTCGAGTTCCTGCCGCCGGCGACCGTACTCGCGCTCCGGCCTGCGGCCCCGATGGCCGACGCGGACACGATGGCCGCCAAGCCGAAATGGCGCGTCCCGGCCGCGGAGACCGTGCCGCCGGGGCGCCACACCACGCCGCTCGAACTCCCACAGCCGCAGCCGCAGGCGCAGGCATCCCGCTCGGCGTGGCCGAAGCGGCTGCGGTGGGGGCTGGCCGGAACGGCCGTACTGGCGGCGGGCGTTGCCAGCGGTCTCTTCCTCACCGGAACACTGCCGCTCAAGGATGATCCGAACACTCCGAACGTTTCGAGCACTCCGAACACTCCGAAAATGGGGACGGCTCGTCAGGTCATCGAATCGACGGCCGGTTGGCAGCCGGTCACCGGCGTGTCCGTCCATCAGGGCGACCGGATCACCGTCCAGTTCGTGTCCGGAGAATGGACGGCCAACTCCCGAAAGCTGCCCATGACCGGGCCGGCCGGTTACGACCCGAAAACCAACCAGCTGCCGGAGGGAACGAAGGCCTGCAAGGTCAAAGTCGGGGCTCCGTACGGCTCCTTGCTGGCCCGACTCGTGGGTGAGCAGGATTTCCCGATACACATCGTCGGGCGGAAGCTGACTTTCCGGGCGTCCGGCGACGCCCGCCTGCAACTGGGCATGAACGACGCCCCCGGTGCCTGCTCCCAGGACAACAGCGGCACGCTGACCGTGCAGGTGCACGTCACGCCTCAACCCTGA
- a CDS encoding PaaI family thioesterase, with amino-acid sequence MTITAQDVYTMAPFARTLGIRFGALKADAVTAQLAYTPEQSTVGAAMHGGALMGLADVAGAVCATLNGTADTVPATMESTTHFLRPVQGTGAFATSRPLHVGKSTVAVEIDIRDDKDRLCVRVTQLVALRRRHD; translated from the coding sequence ATGACCATCACCGCGCAAGACGTCTACACCATGGCGCCGTTCGCCAGGACGCTCGGGATACGCTTCGGAGCCCTCAAGGCCGACGCTGTCACCGCGCAACTCGCCTACACGCCCGAGCAGTCCACCGTCGGCGCCGCGATGCACGGCGGGGCACTGATGGGGCTGGCCGATGTAGCCGGCGCCGTGTGCGCCACGCTGAACGGGACCGCCGACACCGTTCCCGCGACCATGGAATCCACCACCCACTTCCTGCGGCCCGTACAGGGCACCGGCGCCTTCGCGACCTCCCGCCCGCTGCACGTCGGCAAGTCAACGGTCGCCGTGGAAATCGACATCAGGGATGACAAGGACCGGCTCTGCGTCCGCGTCACTCAACTCGTCGCCCTCCGGAGGCGCCATGACTGA
- a CDS encoding MFS transporter, with amino-acid sequence MPRKSTRLTFAVLATGAGVFSMLQSLIAPALPTVQHALHASQSTATWVMTAYLLSASVFTPILGRVGDLAGKKRTLVGVLLAVLAGCLVAALAPNIGVLIVARVVQGVGGALFPLSFGIIRDEFAPAEVSGSISNLSAVIAAGGGVGMVAAGPIVSALDYRWLFWIPVAIVAATVLIAVAYVPESPKRAEGKVSWYGATLLSAWLVALLLPLSQAGRWGWGSAKVLGLFAAAVVLFALWLTAEARSRTPLIDLRVMRLPAVWTTNAAALLFGAGMYAIWSFLPGFVQTPSAAGYGFGASVTASGLLMLPMLLAMLLSGVLSGRLEPRVGAKALLTTGAALGALACGFLTLWHDAQWQIAVVAGLFGLGIGLAFASMANLVVGSVPPEQTGAATGMNANIRTIGGSIGAALTSVLVTGRLQPSGLPYASGYTHGWALLALLCLAAAGAALLVPARRQDRTTIPAPTGTTRAPARVR; translated from the coding sequence ATGCCCCGCAAATCCACCCGCCTCACCTTCGCGGTCCTCGCGACCGGTGCGGGCGTGTTCTCCATGCTCCAGTCGCTGATCGCGCCGGCCCTGCCGACCGTCCAGCACGCCCTGCACGCCTCCCAGTCGACCGCCACCTGGGTGATGACCGCGTATCTGCTGTCCGCCTCGGTCTTCACCCCGATCCTCGGCCGGGTCGGCGACCTCGCCGGCAAGAAGCGCACCCTCGTGGGCGTCCTGCTCGCCGTCCTCGCCGGCTGCCTCGTCGCCGCGCTCGCCCCGAACATCGGTGTCCTCATCGTCGCCCGGGTCGTCCAGGGCGTCGGCGGCGCCCTGTTCCCGCTGTCCTTCGGCATCATCCGCGACGAGTTCGCGCCCGCCGAGGTGAGCGGCAGCATCAGCAACCTCTCCGCGGTCATCGCCGCGGGCGGCGGGGTCGGCATGGTGGCCGCCGGGCCGATCGTCTCCGCGCTCGACTACCGCTGGCTCTTCTGGATCCCCGTGGCGATCGTCGCCGCGACGGTCCTGATCGCCGTGGCGTACGTCCCCGAGTCGCCCAAACGGGCTGAGGGCAAGGTCAGTTGGTACGGCGCCACGCTGCTGTCCGCGTGGCTGGTGGCCCTGCTGCTGCCGCTGAGCCAGGCCGGGCGGTGGGGCTGGGGCTCGGCGAAGGTGCTCGGCCTGTTCGCCGCCGCCGTCGTGCTGTTCGCCCTGTGGCTCACCGCCGAGGCCCGCTCCCGCACCCCGCTCATCGACCTGCGCGTGATGCGGCTGCCCGCCGTGTGGACCACCAACGCCGCCGCCCTGCTCTTCGGCGCGGGCATGTACGCGATCTGGTCCTTCCTGCCGGGCTTCGTCCAGACCCCGTCCGCCGCCGGTTACGGCTTCGGGGCGAGCGTCACCGCCTCCGGCCTCCTCATGCTCCCGATGCTGCTGGCGATGCTCCTCTCCGGCGTCCTCTCGGGCCGCCTGGAACCCCGCGTCGGCGCCAAGGCACTCCTCACCACGGGCGCCGCACTGGGCGCGCTGGCCTGCGGATTCCTCACCCTCTGGCATGACGCCCAGTGGCAGATCGCGGTCGTGGCCGGCCTGTTCGGCCTGGGTATCGGACTGGCCTTCGCCTCCATGGCCAACCTCGTCGTCGGCAGCGTCCCGCCCGAGCAGACCGGCGCCGCGACCGGTATGAACGCCAACATCCGCACCATCGGCGGCTCCATCGGCGCCGCGCTCACCAGCGTCCTGGTCACCGGCCGCCTGCAGCCCTCCGGCCTGCCCTACGCCTCCGGCTACACCCACGGCTGGGCCCTGCTCGCCCTCCTGTGCCTGGCCGCGGCCGGCGCCGCCCTCCTCGTCCCGGCTCGCCGCCAGGACCGTACGACGATCCCCGCTCCGACGGGGACGACACGGGCACCGGCACGGGTGCGGTAG
- a CDS encoding ROK family transcriptional regulator, translating into MLTETTTRASSAHEALVLSLLREHGPLTRGDLRILSGLSRTTLYDAVGALMDKGSVLASVPEAARRKRGRPAEVLTVNPGCGRLLGIEFARRAVRVAAMNAAHEIVGTTGEPHDPDTPWQTRIDLAWRLADKLTHGTLRPGALNGIGVGVVGPVGTPGQGPLWAPRHDIVAARVRERFGAPALIDNNTRLATLAETIWGAAAGEQNVLYLRLSHGVGGGLVMAGTLHRGAHGRSGMFGHITVDPGGAPCECGAIGCLETVASIGAVLDACRTAGTAAADLPELVSALESGDAAAHAVLARVGTHVGRVLADVSHAVGPDVIVIGGELVGAGRALMAPIEHMLDTHVARCSYGVPRVIPAGLGDTGAALGALALLRRHPDHEAPGLREATRALIP; encoded by the coding sequence ATGCTGACTGAGACGACGACACGGGCCTCCAGCGCGCACGAGGCCCTGGTACTGAGCCTGCTGCGCGAGCACGGTCCGCTCACTCGGGGAGACTTACGGATCCTGAGCGGCCTGTCCCGCACCACGCTCTACGACGCCGTCGGGGCGCTGATGGACAAGGGCAGCGTCCTCGCCTCGGTTCCGGAGGCGGCCCGGCGCAAGCGGGGCCGCCCGGCGGAGGTACTGACCGTGAACCCCGGGTGCGGCCGGCTGCTCGGCATCGAGTTCGCGCGACGGGCGGTGCGGGTGGCCGCGATGAACGCGGCGCACGAGATCGTCGGCACCACCGGCGAACCGCACGACCCCGACACCCCGTGGCAGACCCGCATCGACCTCGCGTGGCGACTGGCGGACAAGCTGACGCACGGGACGCTGCGACCGGGCGCCCTGAACGGCATCGGCGTCGGGGTGGTCGGACCGGTCGGCACGCCGGGGCAGGGCCCGCTGTGGGCGCCTCGGCACGACATCGTGGCGGCACGCGTGCGCGAACGCTTCGGCGCACCGGCACTGATCGACAACAACACCCGGCTGGCCACCCTGGCCGAGACGATCTGGGGTGCCGCCGCGGGTGAACAGAACGTGCTGTACCTGCGGTTGTCGCACGGCGTCGGCGGCGGACTCGTGATGGCCGGCACACTGCACCGCGGCGCCCACGGCCGCTCCGGGATGTTCGGCCACATCACCGTGGACCCGGGCGGCGCGCCCTGCGAGTGCGGTGCGATCGGATGCCTGGAGACAGTGGCGTCGATCGGGGCCGTACTCGACGCCTGCCGCACCGCGGGAACCGCGGCAGCGGACCTGCCGGAACTGGTGAGCGCGCTGGAGTCCGGCGACGCGGCCGCGCACGCGGTTCTGGCACGGGTGGGCACGCATGTCGGCAGGGTGCTGGCCGATGTGAGCCATGCCGTCGGACCCGACGTGATCGTCATCGGCGGTGAGCTGGTCGGCGCCGGTCGAGCCCTGATGGCACCGATCGAGCACATGCTCGACACGCATGTCGCGCGCTGCTCGTACGGGGTGCCCCGAGTGATTCCGGCCGGACTCGGCGATACCGGCGCCGCCCTCGGCGCCCTCGCTCTGCTCCGGCGGCACCCGGATCACGAAGCGCCCGGGCTGCGGGAGGCAACCCGGGCGCTCATACCGTGA
- a CDS encoding TetR/AcrR family transcriptional regulator codes for MTEGPGQSTADGRASTPEGRRRSRAKRGHGGRLRDELIEAAGTLLDDAGEDGVTIRAVAQAVGVSTPSVYLHFDNRLELLHTVCLRVWDELGRRMLSISAQTTDPFAELHQRSVAYIRFGLDHPLRYRLVATGPATAATEQVADACFRFLRETVQRCADAGVLHGDVTALTRAICACLHGAVSLLILQPTSKWPDDIPQYADDAATLACQGAAALSRAHHGRCET; via the coding sequence ATGACTGAGGGACCCGGCCAGTCCACGGCCGACGGCCGCGCCAGCACACCCGAAGGCCGTCGGCGCAGTCGCGCCAAGCGAGGCCACGGCGGCCGGCTGAGGGACGAGCTCATCGAAGCGGCCGGCACGCTGCTCGACGACGCCGGCGAGGACGGCGTGACCATCCGTGCGGTGGCACAGGCTGTCGGGGTCAGCACCCCCTCGGTGTATCTCCACTTCGACAACCGACTGGAACTGCTGCACACCGTGTGCCTCCGGGTCTGGGACGAGCTCGGCCGACGGATGCTGAGCATCAGCGCCCAGACCACCGACCCGTTCGCCGAACTCCACCAGCGCAGTGTCGCCTACATCAGGTTCGGACTCGACCATCCCCTGCGCTACCGCCTGGTCGCGACCGGACCCGCGACAGCCGCCACTGAGCAGGTCGCCGACGCCTGCTTCCGATTCCTGCGGGAAACGGTGCAGCGATGCGCCGACGCCGGCGTGCTCCACGGCGATGTGACGGCGCTGACCCGGGCCATCTGCGCGTGCCTGCACGGTGCCGTCTCGCTGCTGATCCTCCAGCCGACCTCGAAATGGCCCGACGACATCCCCCAGTACGCAGACGATGCCGCCACCCTCGCCTGCCAGGGCGCCGCCGCCCTCTCACGCGCGCACCACGGCCGCTGCGAAACGTGA